The following proteins come from a genomic window of Triticum aestivum cultivar Chinese Spring chromosome 6A, IWGSC CS RefSeq v2.1, whole genome shotgun sequence:
- the LOC100682506 gene encoding putative aconitate hydratase, cytoplasmic — translation MKLLPPPPAAPCCSSDPSSHHRRLPPPPQLRRAAFPPAASRPFAGLLRAARVRCSSSTSGRGRGSVARFQRSSMAASGTEHAYNNILTSLPKPEGGEYGKFYSLPALNDPRIDKLPYSIRILLESAIRNCDGFQVTKNDVEKIIDWENTSPKLAEIPFKPARVLLQDFTGVPAVVDLAAMRDALAKLGSDANKINPLVPVDLVIDHSVQVDVARSSNALQSNMELEFTRNRERFGFLKWGSTAFQNMLVVPPGSGIVHQVNLEYLGRVVFNTDGIMYPDSVVGTDSHTTMIDGLGVAGWGVGGIEAEATMLGQPMSMVLPGVVGFKLSGKLRNGVTATDLVLTVTQMLRKHGVVGKFVEFHGEGMGKLSLADRATIANMSPEYGATMGFFPVDHVTLDYLRLTGRSDETVSMIEAYLRANNMFVDYNEPQLERVYSSYLALDLDEVEPCISGPKRPHDRVTLKDMKSDWHACLDNKVGFKGFAVPKEQQDKVVKFDFNGQPAELKHGSVVIAAITSCTNTSNPSVMLGAALVAKKACELGLEVKPWVKTSLAPGSGVVTKYLLKSGLQEYFNKQGFHLVGYGCTTCIGNSGELHESVSAAITENDVVAAAVLSGNRNFEGRVHPLTRANYLASPPLVVAYALAGTVDIDFEKEPIGVGKDGKEVFFRDIWPTTEEIAEVVQSSVLPDMFKSTYEAITKGNPMWNQLPVPEASLYSWDSNSTYIHEPPYFKDMTMSPPGPHAVKNAYCLLNFGDSITTDHISPAGSIHRDSPAAKYLLERGVDRKDFNSYGSRRGNDEVMARGTFANIRIVNKFLGGEVGPKTIHVPTGEKLSVFDAATKYKSEGHDTIILAGAEYGSGSSRDWAAKGPMLLGVKAVISKSFERIHRSNLVGMGIIPLCFKAGEDADSLGLTGHERYTINLPTDVSEIRPGQDVTITTDNDKSFTCILRFDTEVELAYYNHGGILPYVIRNMAAAQN, via the exons ATGAAGCTGCTGCCCCCTCCGCCCGCCGCCCCCTGCTGCTCCTCAGAtccctcctcccaccaccgtcgtcTCCCTCCGCCGCCCCAGCTTCGCCGCGCCGCCTTCCCTCCAGCCGCCTCGCGGCCCTTCGCCGGACTGCTCCGCGCCGCCCGTGTGCGCTGCTCGTCGTCCACCTcgggcaggggcaggggcagcgtCGCGCGGTTCCAGCGCAGCAGCATGGCCGCCtcag GTACTGAGCATGCCTACAACAATATTTTGACCAGCCTCCCTAAGCCTGAGGGTGGTGAATACGGGAAATTTTACAGCCTTCCTGCACTAAATGACCCAAGGATTG ATAAGCTGCCCTACTCTATCCGTATTCTTCTGGAGTCAGCTATCCGTAACTGTGATGGTTTCCAAGTTACCAAGAATGATGTCGAGAAAATCATTGACTGGGAGAACACATCTCCAAAGCTGGCTGAGATACCTTTCAAACCAGCACGAGTTCTGCTCCAG GACTTCACTGGAGTCCCAGCAGTTGTAGATCTTGCTGCTATGCGTGATGCGTTGGCTAAGTTGGGCAGTGATGCGAACAAGATCAATCCATTG GTTCCGGTGGATCTTGTTATCGATCACTCGGTGCAGGTGGATGTAGCAAGGTCGTCCAATGCATTGCAGTCGAACATGGAGCTGGAATTTACCCGCAACAGAGAAAGATTTGGTTTTCTTAAATGGGGCTCAACTGCTTTCCAAAACATGCTGGTTGTCCCCCCAGGTTCTGGTATTGTTCACCAG GTCAATCTCGAGTATCTTGGCAGAGTTGTTTTCAACACAGATGGCATCATGTACCCTGACAGCGTTGTTGGCACTGATTCACACACCACTATGATTGATGGTTTGGGTGTTGCTGGCTGGGGAGTTGGTGGTATTGAAGCAGAGGCTACAATGCTTGGGCAG CCGATGAGCATGGTGTTGCCTGGTGTGGTTGGGTTCAAGTTGTCTGGAAAGCTAAGGAATGGTGTCACTGCTACCGACCTTGTTCTTACTGTTACCCAAATGCTAAGGAAGCATGGTGTTGTTGGCAAATTTGTCGAATTCCATG GTGAAGGTATGGGCAAACTGTCTTTGGCTGACAGGGCCACAATTGCTAACATGTCACCAGAATATGGAGCTACCATGGGCTTCTTCCCTGTAGACCATGTGACATTAGATTATCTCAGATTGACTGGCCGAAGCGATGAAACT GTGTCAATGATCGAAGCATATCTACGAGCTAATAATATGTTTGTGGACTATAATGAG CCTCAATTAGAAAGAGTTTACTCTTCGTATCTTGCGCTGGACCTTGATGAGGTAGAGCCTTGCATTTCTGGCCCGAAGAG GCCGCATGACCGTGTCACTTTGAAGGACATGAAATCAGATTGGCATGCTTGCCTGGACAACAAAGTTGGTTTCAAG GGCTTTGCGGTGCCGAAGGAACAACAGGATAAGGTTGTGAAATTTGACTTTAATGGACAACCTGCTGAACTGAAGCATGGCAGTGTTGTTATAGCAGCAATTACTAGTTGCACAAACACATCAAACCCCAGCGTTATGCTTGGTGCTGCCCTTGTCGCAAAGAAAGCTTGCGAATTGGGTCTCGAG GTCAAACCATGGGTAAAGACAAGCCTTGCCCCTGGATCTGGGGTTGTCACTAAATACTTGCTAAAGAG TGGCCTTCAAGAATACTTCAACAAGCAAGGATTCCATCTTGTTGGATATGGGTGTACCACTTGCATTGGCAATTCTGGTGAACTCCATGAATCTGTATCGGCTGCCATTACAGAAAATG atgttgttgctgctgctgtgttGTCGGGCAACCGTAACTTTGAGGGGCGTGTGCACCCTTTGACTCGGGCCAATTACCTTGCTTCACCACCTCTGGTTGTTGCATATGCACTTGCTGGCACT GTTGACATTGATTTTGAGAAGGAACCCATTGGAGTTGGAAAGGATGGCAAAGAAGTTTTCTTCAGGGATATATGGCCCACAACTGAAGAAATCGCAGAG GTTGTACAATCCAGTGTGCTGCCTGACATGTTCAAGAGCACATACGAGGCCATCACAAAAGGCAACCCAATGTGGAACCAGCTTCCTGTCCCAGAAGCATCGCTCTACTCATGGGATTCAAACTCAACTTACATCCACGAGCCCCCCTACTTCAAGGACATGACCATGTCCCCGCCTGGCCCACACGCGGTGAAGAACGCCTACTGCTTGCTCAACTTTGGAGACAGCATTACCACGGATCATATTTCACCCGCAGGCAGCATCCACAGGGACAGTCCTGCTGCCAAGTATTTGCTTGAGCGTGGCGTGGACCGGAAAGATTTCAATTCGTATGGTAGCCGGCGCGGTAACGACGAGGTGATGGCAAGAGGAACATTTGCAAACATCAGGATTGTGAACAAGTTTTTGGGTGGAGAGGTTGGGCCCAAGACTATTCATGTGCCCACAGGGGAGAAGCTCTCTGTTTTCGATGCAGCCACG AAATACAAGTCTGAAGGTCATGATACTATCATTCTTGCTGGCGCCGAGTATGGGAGTGGCAGCTCTCGTGATTGGGCTGCCAAGGGGCCAATGCTTCTC GGTGTGAAAGCGGTGATTTCCAAGAGCTTTGAGCGGATCCACCGAAGCAACTTGGTCGGGATGGGGATCATCCCGCTGTGCTTCAAAGCCGGGGAGGATGCCGACTCACTCGGCCTTACTGGACATGAGCGCTACACCATCAACCTTCCCACCGATGTCAGCGAGATCCGCCCTGGCCAGGATGTGACCATCACCACGGACAACGATAAATCCTTCACTTGCATACTTCGCTTTGACACAGAG GTGGAGTTGGCCTACTACAACCATGGAGGCATCCTGCCCTATGTAATCCGCAACATGGCAGCAGCTCAGAACTAG